A part of Carassius carassius chromosome 4, fCarCar2.1, whole genome shotgun sequence genomic DNA contains:
- the LOC132136798 gene encoding aspartoacylase-like, with protein MSSRTNVSCLHEAKRVAIFGGTHGNEMSGITLVNMWIQNSAEIERNGLLIKPFISNPRAVEKCSRYIDTDLNRAFTPENLSAPDVEGLLYEVQRAKEINRMFGPKGSSDAYDVIFDLHNTTSNMGCTLILESSTDLFNLQMVHYIKKAMAPHTCSVLLNEHPQLKYSTTRSVAKHSVGLEVGPQPQGVLRSNVFESMRTILKHALDFIELFNSGLEFPPCTVDVFRVQERMDYPRDTNGNITAMVHPHLQDCDWEPLNRGDPVFLTFDGRTILYEGANTVYPTFINEAAYYEKQQAFTTTCREILAANAIRKAFY; from the exons ATGAGTTCGCGAACTAATGTTTCTTGTTTACACGAAGCCAAACGAGTGGCTATTTTTGGAGGCACGCATGGAAATGAGATGTCTGGCATAACGCTGGTAAATATGTGGATACAGAATTCAGCCGAAATCGAGAGAAACGGACTGCTGATCAAGCCGTTCATAAGCAACCCTAGAGCAGTGGAGAAATGCTCCAGGTACATCGACACGGATCTGAACAGAGCCTTCACACCAGAGAACCTCAG TGCTCCAGATGTTGAAGGGCTGCTGTATGAAGTCCAGAGGGCCAAGGAAATAAATCGGATGTTCGGACCCAAGGGAAGCTCGGATGCATATGATGTCATCTTTGACCTTCACAACACCACCTCAAACATGGGCTGCACTCTCATCCTGGAAAGCTCAACAGACCTCTTCAACCTTCAGATGGTGCATTATATTAAA AAAGCTATGGCTCCCCATACCTGTTCAGTACTCTTAAACGAACACCCACAGCTGAAGTATTCAACCACACGCTCTGTGGCCAAACACTCTGTTG GTCTTGAGGTGGGCCCTCAGCCACAGGGTGTTTTGAGGAGCAATGTATTCGAGTCCATGAGGACCATACTGAAGCATGCGCTGGACTTCATCGAGCTCTTCAATAGCG GTTTAGAGTTTCCTCCATGTACAGTAGATGTATTCCGAGTCCAGGAGAGAATGGACTACCCCAGAGACACCAACGGCAACATCACAGCTATGGTGCATCCTCATCTACAG GACTGTGACTGGGAGCCTTTGAACCGGGGTGACCCTGTGTTCCTAACGTTCGATGGGAGAACAATCCTTTATGAAGGTGCCAACACAGTGTACCCCACGTTTATTAATGAGGCTGCATATTATGAAAAACAGCAGGCTTTCACGACCACTTGTAGAGAAATACTAGCTGCTAATGCTATCAGAAAAGCATTCTATTAA